Proteins from a genomic interval of Micromonospora sp. NBC_00389:
- a CDS encoding alpha/beta fold hydrolase, protein MRVDARGLTFEVRTGGPSGGAPVVLLHGFPQHSGEWDEVVPALHAAGLRTYALDQRGYSPGARPAAVAEYRIPELVADVVAVLDALGLDAVHLVGHDWGAVVAWAMAAEHPERVHTLTAVSVPHPAAMAHALANDGQQKARSSYIALFRKPEKAEKVLLAWNATALRKLLGGVGDATRVARYADPMREPGALTAALNWYRAMSRADLADVGPVAVPTTYLWSDRDIAIGRTAAEACAANVTGDYRFVQLPGVSHWIPDAAPGPLAEAILARVAGAA, encoded by the coding sequence ATGCGGGTCGACGCGCGAGGTCTCACGTTCGAGGTACGCACCGGTGGCCCATCGGGCGGTGCACCCGTCGTGCTTTTGCACGGCTTCCCCCAGCACTCCGGTGAGTGGGACGAGGTCGTCCCGGCGCTGCACGCCGCCGGGCTGCGCACGTACGCGCTGGACCAGCGGGGCTACTCGCCGGGCGCCCGGCCGGCGGCGGTCGCCGAGTACCGGATCCCCGAGTTGGTCGCCGACGTGGTGGCGGTGCTCGACGCTCTCGGTCTGGACGCCGTTCACCTGGTCGGCCACGACTGGGGCGCCGTCGTGGCGTGGGCGATGGCCGCCGAGCACCCCGAGCGGGTCCACACGCTGACCGCGGTGTCCGTGCCCCATCCGGCGGCCATGGCACACGCGCTCGCCAACGACGGCCAGCAGAAGGCCCGCTCGTCGTACATCGCGCTGTTCCGCAAGCCGGAAAAGGCGGAGAAGGTGCTGCTGGCGTGGAACGCGACCGCGCTGCGCAAGCTGCTCGGCGGGGTGGGCGACGCGACCCGGGTGGCCCGCTACGCGGACCCGATGCGCGAGCCGGGAGCGCTCACCGCCGCCCTGAACTGGTACCGGGCGATGTCGCGCGCCGACCTGGCCGACGTCGGCCCGGTCGCGGTGCCCACCACGTACCTGTGGAGCGACCGGGACATCGCCATCGGCCGGACCGCCGCGGAGGCGTGCGCCGCGAACGTGACCGGGGATTACCGCTTCGTACAACTGCCCGGGGTGAGTCACTGGATTCCGGACGCCGCGCCGGGCCCGCTGGCCGAGGCGATCCTGGCCCGGGTCGCCGGCGCGGCCTGA
- a CDS encoding ECF transporter S component produces MNHTDTNRWRTIDIVVASVIAVAFGVIFWAWGLVWSATEGAFAFFPPAQTLLYGVWLMPAVLGGLVIRKPGAALYCETVAAVLSALLGSQWAGTVIPQGIVQGIGAELAFAAFRYRSFRLPTAVLAGALTGLSAALFDFFVWNVDYALTDYRIPYALLTIVSATVLAGAGGWLLTRALANTGVLDRFPVARDRPAI; encoded by the coding sequence ATGAACCACACCGACACCAACCGCTGGCGCACCATCGACATCGTGGTCGCCTCGGTGATCGCGGTCGCCTTCGGCGTCATCTTCTGGGCCTGGGGCCTGGTCTGGAGTGCCACCGAGGGCGCCTTCGCCTTCTTCCCGCCGGCGCAGACCCTGCTCTACGGGGTCTGGCTGATGCCGGCCGTGCTCGGCGGCCTGGTCATCCGCAAGCCCGGCGCCGCGCTCTACTGCGAGACGGTGGCCGCGGTCCTCTCCGCGCTGCTCGGCAGCCAGTGGGCCGGCACGGTCATCCCGCAGGGCATCGTGCAGGGAATCGGCGCCGAGTTGGCCTTCGCCGCCTTCCGGTACCGGTCGTTCCGGCTGCCCACCGCGGTACTGGCCGGCGCGCTGACCGGGCTCAGCGCCGCCCTGTTCGACTTCTTCGTCTGGAACGTCGACTACGCGCTCACCGACTACCGCATCCCGTACGCACTGCTCACCATCGTCAGCGCCACGGTGCTCGCCGGCGCCGGCGGTTGGCTGCTCACCCGCGCCCTGGCCAACACCGGCGTCCTCGACCGCTTCCCGGTAGCCCGCGACCGCCCCGCCATCTGA
- a CDS encoding ABC transporter ATP-binding protein has protein sequence MSGVQLRGFGWRHAGRLAWAVRGVDLRVEVGERVLLLGPSGAGKSTLLSALAGLLPEDSGEQEGTVEIDGLDPRKGRERVGIVFQDPETQLVMARCGDDVAFGLENRGVPADEIWPRVDEALHRVGFPYSRDRNTAALSGGEQQRLALAGALALRPGLLLLDEPTANLDPAGADLVRRAVAGALDADTTLILVEHRVTEALPLVDRVVVLEPGGGVRADGPPAAVFAAHGDALAAEGVWVPGHPIAPRPATAAPGELLLTADRIGLPPRLGPTDLAVRAGEALAVRGPNGAGKSTLALLLGGLLRPGAGRVTASAELAGPDQRTPPHRWRAPALARRIGSVFQDPEHQFVTSTVFDELALGPRRTGQPEAAVKETVAGLLDRLRLTRLAAANPYTLSGGEARRLSVATALATAPRLLICDEPTFGQDRRTWRELVDLFADLRDAGHGVVTVTHDADFVAALADRTVTLERS, from the coding sequence GTGAGCGGGGTGCAGTTGCGGGGGTTCGGCTGGCGGCACGCCGGGCGCCTCGCCTGGGCGGTGCGTGGGGTGGACCTGCGGGTCGAGGTTGGGGAGCGGGTGCTGCTGCTCGGGCCCTCGGGGGCCGGCAAGAGCACCCTGCTCAGCGCACTGGCCGGGCTGCTACCCGAGGACTCCGGCGAGCAGGAGGGCACGGTCGAGATCGACGGGCTCGACCCGCGCAAGGGGCGGGAACGGGTCGGCATCGTCTTCCAGGACCCGGAGACCCAGTTGGTGATGGCCCGATGCGGCGACGACGTCGCGTTCGGGTTGGAGAACCGGGGCGTGCCGGCCGACGAGATCTGGCCCCGGGTGGACGAGGCCCTGCATCGGGTCGGCTTCCCGTACTCCCGGGACCGGAACACCGCCGCGCTCTCCGGCGGCGAGCAGCAACGCCTCGCCCTGGCCGGCGCGCTGGCGCTGCGACCCGGCCTGCTCCTGCTCGACGAGCCGACCGCCAACCTCGACCCGGCCGGCGCCGACCTGGTCCGGCGGGCGGTGGCCGGCGCGCTGGACGCGGACACCACGCTGATCCTGGTGGAGCACCGGGTCACCGAGGCGCTGCCGCTGGTCGACCGGGTCGTCGTCCTGGAGCCCGGCGGCGGGGTCCGCGCGGACGGCCCGCCGGCGGCGGTCTTCGCCGCGCACGGCGACGCCCTCGCCGCCGAGGGTGTCTGGGTGCCGGGTCACCCCATCGCGCCCCGGCCGGCGACCGCCGCCCCCGGCGAGCTGTTGCTCACCGCCGACCGGATCGGCCTGCCGCCCCGGCTGGGCCCCACCGACCTGGCGGTACGCGCCGGCGAGGCGCTCGCCGTACGCGGGCCCAACGGCGCCGGCAAGTCGACGCTGGCACTGCTGCTCGGCGGGCTGCTCCGGCCGGGCGCCGGCCGGGTCACCGCGTCCGCCGAGCTGGCCGGGCCGGATCAGCGCACTCCCCCGCACCGGTGGCGGGCACCCGCGCTGGCCCGCCGGATCGGGTCGGTCTTCCAGGATCCGGAGCACCAGTTCGTCACCAGCACGGTCTTCGACGAGTTGGCGCTCGGCCCGCGCCGGACCGGCCAACCCGAGGCGGCCGTCAAGGAGACCGTGGCCGGGCTGCTGGACCGGCTGCGGCTGACCCGGCTCGCCGCTGCCAACCCGTACACCCTCTCCGGTGGCGAGGCGCGGCGGCTGAGCGTGGCGACCGCCCTGGCCACCGCGCCCCGTCTGCTGATCTGCGACGAACCCACCTTCGGCCAGGACCGACGCACCTGGCGGGAGTTGGTCGACCTCTTCGCCGACCTGCGCGACGCCGGGCACGGCGTCGTCACGGTCACCCACGACGCGGACTTCGTCGCCGCGCTCGCCGACCGCACCGTCACCCTGGAGCGATCGTGA
- a CDS encoding energy-coupling factor transporter transmembrane component T family protein, producing the protein MISIEPVAAPGAPLARRNPVAKVAAALLFSFILLATLDPVAPAIAIAVELAVLPLFGIRYRVLARRAWPLLVSAAGILITLVLFAADRSGRVLLDAGPVLVTTGVLLTALGLVLRVLAVALPGVIVFATTDPTDLADALIQNAKAPARFAIGALAAFRLVPLLGQEWQMISMARRARGVDAGRNPVAKLRLFTSTAFALLVGAIRRGTRLAVAMDARGFDAGTPRTVARRQPFTRADTLLIVAAAVLAGTALTTSILLGTFRPLIG; encoded by the coding sequence ATGATCAGCATCGAGCCGGTCGCCGCGCCCGGTGCGCCGCTGGCCCGCCGCAACCCGGTGGCGAAGGTGGCCGCCGCACTGCTCTTCTCGTTCATCCTGCTGGCCACCCTGGACCCGGTGGCCCCGGCGATCGCCATCGCGGTCGAACTCGCCGTGCTGCCGCTGTTCGGCATCCGCTACCGGGTGCTGGCCCGGCGAGCGTGGCCGCTGCTGGTCAGTGCCGCCGGCATCCTGATCACCCTGGTGCTGTTCGCCGCCGACCGGTCCGGCCGGGTCCTGCTGGACGCGGGACCGGTGCTGGTGACCACCGGAGTGCTGCTCACCGCGCTCGGCCTGGTGCTGCGGGTGCTCGCGGTGGCCCTGCCCGGCGTGATCGTCTTCGCCACCACCGACCCCACCGACCTGGCCGACGCGCTGATCCAGAACGCGAAGGCGCCGGCCCGGTTCGCCATCGGGGCGCTGGCCGCGTTCCGGCTGGTGCCGCTGCTCGGTCAGGAGTGGCAGATGATCAGCATGGCCCGGCGGGCGCGTGGCGTCGACGCCGGGCGCAACCCGGTGGCGAAGCTGCGGCTGTTCACCTCCACGGCGTTCGCGCTGTTGGTCGGTGCGATCCGCCGGGGCACCCGGCTGGCCGTGGCGATGGACGCGCGCGGCTTCGACGCCGGCACGCCGCGTACCGTGGCCCGCCGTCAGCCCTTCACCCGCGCCGACACCCTGCTGATCGTCGCCGCAGCGGTGCTGGCCGGCACCGCCCTGACGACCAGCATCCTCCTGGGAACCTTCCGCCCCCTGATCGGCTGA
- a CDS encoding MTH1187 family thiamine-binding protein — protein sequence MLIAFSITPLGVGESVGDLVAEAVRVVRESGLPNRTDAMFTTVEGEWDEVMAVVKRAVDVVAAQAPRVSVVLKADIRPGVTDALTAKVAHVEDRLAQG from the coding sequence ATGCTGATCGCGTTCTCGATTACCCCGCTCGGTGTCGGTGAGTCCGTCGGTGACCTGGTGGCCGAGGCGGTGCGGGTGGTCCGCGAGTCCGGCCTGCCCAACCGGACGGATGCCATGTTCACCACCGTCGAGGGCGAGTGGGACGAGGTGATGGCGGTGGTGAAGCGGGCGGTCGACGTGGTGGCCGCGCAGGCGCCCCGGGTGAGTGTGGTGCTCAAGGCCGACATCCGGCCGGGAGTGACCGACGCGCTCACCGCGAAGGTGGCCCACGTGGAGGATCGGTTGGCCCAGGGCTGA
- the gndA gene encoding NADP-dependent phosphogluconate dehydrogenase, which produces MAEQATAQIGVTGLAVMGRNLARNLARNGFTVAVHNRTPARTRSLIAEHGDEGTFVPGESMTDFVASLERPRAVIVMVKAGAPTDAVIDELVPLLDEGDIIVDCGNARFADTRRREESLRARGLHFSGTGVSGGEEGALLGPSIMPGGSAESYAKLGPMFEKIAAHVDGVPCCMHIGPDGAGHFVKMVHNGIEYADMQLIAEAYDLLRAGLDAEPAQIAEIFRDWNSGELESFLIEITADVLAHHDSATGRPFVDVVQDRAEQKGTGRWTVQSALDLGIPITGIAEATFARSLSGHVDQREAARRAFPDAGEKWQAADREAFIEDVRRALLASKIVAYAQGFDHIRAGSQEYDWNIDLGGTATIWRGGCIIRARFLNRIREAYDEQPDLPTLLVAPYFADAVGAGVPSWRRVVADAVRAGVPTPAFSSSLAYFDALRAERLPAALIQGLRDNFGAHTYQRVDREGSFHTTWAGERTESPA; this is translated from the coding sequence ATGGCTGAGCAGGCGACGGCGCAGATCGGTGTGACCGGGCTGGCGGTGATGGGCCGCAATCTGGCCCGCAACCTGGCCCGCAACGGCTTCACCGTGGCGGTGCACAACCGAACGCCTGCGCGCACCCGCAGCCTGATCGCCGAGCACGGCGACGAGGGCACGTTCGTGCCCGGCGAGTCGATGACCGACTTCGTGGCGTCGCTGGAACGACCCCGCGCGGTGATCGTGATGGTCAAGGCGGGTGCGCCCACCGACGCGGTGATCGACGAGCTGGTGCCGCTGCTGGATGAGGGCGACATCATCGTCGACTGCGGTAACGCCCGCTTCGCCGACACGCGTCGCCGGGAGGAGTCGCTCCGGGCGCGAGGGCTGCACTTCAGCGGCACCGGTGTCTCCGGCGGCGAGGAGGGCGCGCTGCTCGGGCCGAGCATCATGCCGGGCGGCTCCGCCGAGTCGTACGCCAAGCTCGGGCCGATGTTCGAGAAGATCGCCGCGCACGTGGACGGCGTCCCGTGCTGCATGCACATCGGGCCGGACGGCGCCGGGCACTTCGTCAAGATGGTGCACAACGGCATCGAGTACGCCGACATGCAGCTCATCGCCGAGGCGTACGACCTGCTCCGGGCTGGCCTGGACGCGGAGCCGGCGCAGATCGCGGAGATCTTCCGCGACTGGAACAGCGGCGAGCTGGAGTCCTTCCTCATCGAGATCACCGCCGACGTGCTGGCTCACCACGATTCCGCCACCGGCCGGCCCTTCGTGGACGTGGTGCAGGACCGGGCCGAGCAGAAGGGCACCGGGCGGTGGACCGTGCAGAGCGCGCTGGACCTGGGCATCCCGATCACCGGGATCGCGGAGGCGACCTTCGCCCGCTCGCTCTCCGGGCACGTCGACCAGCGCGAGGCGGCCCGCCGGGCGTTCCCGGACGCCGGTGAGAAGTGGCAGGCGGCCGACCGGGAGGCGTTCATCGAGGATGTCCGCCGCGCGCTGCTCGCCTCGAAGATCGTCGCGTACGCGCAGGGCTTCGACCACATCCGCGCCGGCAGCCAGGAGTACGACTGGAACATCGACCTCGGCGGCACGGCGACCATCTGGCGGGGCGGCTGCATCATCCGGGCCCGCTTCCTGAACCGGATCCGCGAGGCGTACGACGAGCAGCCCGACCTGCCGACGTTGCTGGTGGCGCCGTACTTCGCCGACGCGGTCGGTGCCGGCGTGCCGAGCTGGCGGCGGGTGGTGGCCGACGCGGTCCGGGCCGGAGTGCCGACGCCGGCGTTCTCGTCGTCGCTGGCGTACTTCGACGCGCTGCGCGCCGAGCGGCTGCCCGCCGCGTTGATCCAGGGCCTGCGGGACAACTTCGGTGCGCACACCTACCAGCGCGTCGACCGCGAGGGCTCGTTCCACACCACCTGGGCGGGAGAGCGCACCGAATCCCCCGCCTGA
- a CDS encoding pirin family protein: MTAPAPSVDVHRAEDRFATRISWLDSKHSFSFSRHYDPANTHHGLLLVNNDDVVRPGAGFETHPHEDMEIVTWVLRGSLVHQDSTGHSGVIYPGLAQRMSAGTGILHSEKNDAWRLNNQAPHSDPVHFVQMWVLPDEQGVDPGYEQLEIEDELLRGGLVPIASGMDRYDGASAIRIRNRYATLHAARLGPGDEVTIPDAPFVHLYVPNGTVTLEGSGPLGTGDAARLTATGGRRVTADEPAEILVWEMHATIA, translated from the coding sequence GTGACCGCGCCCGCCCCATCGGTCGACGTACACCGGGCCGAGGACCGCTTCGCCACCAGGATCTCCTGGCTGGACTCGAAGCACTCCTTCTCGTTCTCCCGGCACTACGACCCGGCCAACACCCACCACGGTCTGCTACTGGTCAACAACGACGACGTGGTCCGCCCCGGTGCCGGCTTCGAGACCCACCCGCACGAGGACATGGAGATCGTCACCTGGGTGCTGCGCGGCTCCCTGGTGCACCAGGACTCCACCGGCCACTCCGGGGTGATCTACCCGGGGCTGGCCCAGCGGATGAGCGCCGGCACCGGCATCCTGCACTCGGAGAAGAACGACGCCTGGCGACTCAACAACCAGGCGCCACACAGCGACCCGGTGCACTTCGTGCAGATGTGGGTGCTCCCCGACGAGCAGGGCGTCGACCCCGGCTACGAGCAGTTGGAGATCGAGGACGAACTGCTGCGTGGCGGCCTGGTCCCGATCGCCTCCGGAATGGACCGCTACGACGGGGCGTCCGCGATCCGGATCCGCAACCGGTACGCCACCCTGCACGCCGCCCGGCTCGGCCCCGGCGACGAGGTCACTATCCCGGATGCGCCCTTCGTGCACCTGTACGTGCCCAACGGCACGGTGACCCTGGAGGGCAGCGGCCCCCTCGGCACCGGCGACGCGGCCCGACTCACCGCGACCGGCGGCCGTCGGGTCACCGCGGACGAGCCGGCCGAGATCCTCGTCTGGGAGATGCACGCGACCATCGCCTGA
- a CDS encoding thioredoxin reductase has translation MRDLRYKMIMALNAADLGDPICEQVAEICSEIAEQHCAEFGHTPQLRSGEIAELATGDPALTWAPSSSDTGQRAW, from the coding sequence ATGCGGGATCTCCGGTACAAGATGATCATGGCGTTGAACGCGGCCGACCTGGGCGACCCGATCTGCGAGCAGGTGGCCGAGATCTGCTCGGAGATCGCCGAGCAGCACTGCGCCGAGTTCGGCCACACGCCGCAGCTGCGCAGCGGCGAGATCGCCGAGCTGGCCACTGGGGACCCGGCCCTGACCTGGGCGCCGTCGTCTTCCGACACCGGGCAGCGTGCCTGGTGA
- a CDS encoding isoprenyl transferase: MPPTPHPSGARPPALPTEAVPKHVAVVMDGNGRWAKERGLPRTKGHEAGEHSLFDTIEGAIEMGIPYLSAYAFSTENWRRSPDEVRFLMGFNRDVIRRRRDQLVDLGVRVVWSGRPGRLWKSVISELQTAEEMSRGNSTLTLQFCVNYGGQAEIGDAAAAIARDVAAGRLDPAKVTEKTVAKYLYHPEIPEVDLFLRPSGEERISNFLLWQTAYAELVFLDTLWPDFDRRHLWYACELYAQRDRRFGGALPNPVAPVG, encoded by the coding sequence ATGCCGCCGACACCGCACCCGTCGGGCGCCCGTCCGCCGGCGCTGCCCACCGAGGCGGTGCCAAAGCACGTCGCCGTGGTGATGGACGGCAACGGCCGGTGGGCCAAGGAGCGCGGGCTGCCGCGCACCAAGGGTCACGAGGCGGGGGAGCACAGCCTCTTCGACACCATCGAGGGTGCGATCGAGATGGGCATCCCCTACCTGTCGGCGTACGCGTTCTCCACGGAGAACTGGCGGCGCTCGCCGGACGAGGTCCGGTTCCTGATGGGGTTCAACCGGGACGTCATCCGCCGCCGCCGCGACCAGTTGGTCGACCTCGGTGTCCGGGTGGTCTGGTCGGGTCGGCCCGGGCGCCTGTGGAAGAGCGTCATCTCCGAGCTGCAGACCGCCGAGGAGATGTCCCGCGGCAACTCGACGCTGACCCTGCAGTTCTGCGTCAACTACGGGGGGCAGGCGGAGATCGGTGACGCCGCCGCCGCGATCGCCCGCGACGTGGCGGCCGGCCGACTGGATCCGGCGAAGGTCACCGAGAAGACCGTGGCGAAGTACCTCTACCACCCGGAGATCCCGGAGGTGGACCTGTTCCTGCGCCCCTCCGGGGAGGAACGGATCTCCAACTTCCTGCTCTGGCAGACCGCGTACGCCGAGCTGGTCTTCCTGGACACGCTCTGGCCGGATTTCGACCGCCGCCACCTCTGGTACGCCTGCGAGCTGTACGCCCAGCGGGACCGGCGGTTCGGCGGTGCGCTGCCCAACCCGGTCGCCCCGGTGGGCTGA
- the recO gene encoding DNA repair protein RecO has translation MAGYRRQLYRDDAVVLRVQKLGESDRIITLLTRRHGRLRAVARGIRRTTSKFGARLEPFGHVDLQLAGDPKGNHGSSLHTVSQVEGIELYGKRFLGDYPRYTAASAIAETAERLTPVEREPSLRLFQLTVGALKALSRGEHATTLVLDAYLLRGMALAGWAPALIACAVCGTPGRHRAFSVPAGGAVCPDCRPPGAAHPAPATIDLMSALATGDWVVADATETGVRRECSGLVAAHLQWHLERALRSLPLVDRGPSVTGTVPPSGGAGAAMLRPRGDVEAGADGASRGRESDPIDEGRPA, from the coding sequence ATGGCCGGGTATCGCCGACAGCTCTACCGCGACGACGCGGTGGTGCTGCGCGTGCAGAAGCTCGGCGAGTCCGACCGGATCATCACCCTGCTCACCCGCCGGCACGGCCGGCTGCGCGCGGTGGCCCGGGGGATCCGCCGCACGACCAGCAAGTTCGGTGCTCGCCTGGAGCCGTTCGGCCACGTCGACCTCCAGCTCGCCGGTGACCCGAAGGGCAACCACGGCAGCTCGCTGCACACCGTCAGCCAGGTCGAGGGCATCGAGCTGTACGGCAAGCGGTTCCTCGGGGACTACCCCCGTTACACGGCGGCCAGCGCGATCGCCGAGACCGCCGAGCGGCTGACCCCGGTGGAGCGGGAGCCGTCGCTGCGGCTTTTCCAGCTCACCGTGGGCGCGTTGAAGGCGCTGTCCCGGGGCGAGCACGCCACCACGCTGGTGCTCGACGCGTACCTGCTGCGCGGGATGGCCCTCGCGGGCTGGGCGCCGGCGCTGATCGCGTGCGCGGTCTGCGGCACACCCGGGCGGCACCGGGCGTTCTCCGTACCGGCCGGTGGCGCGGTCTGCCCGGACTGCCGACCGCCCGGCGCGGCCCATCCCGCGCCGGCCACCATCGACCTGATGTCCGCGCTGGCCACCGGCGACTGGGTGGTCGCCGACGCCACCGAGACCGGCGTCCGCCGGGAGTGCAGTGGGCTGGTCGCGGCGCACCTGCAGTGGCATCTGGAACGCGCGCTACGCTCGCTCCCGCTGGTCGACCGGGGTCCCTCGGTGACCGGCACGGTCCCGCCGTCGGGGGGCGCTGGGGCCGCGATGCTCCGGCCGCGCGGCGACGTCGAGGCCGGGGCGGACGGTGCGAGCAGGGGGAGAGAGAGTGATCCGATCGATGAGGGCCGGCCGGCGTGA
- a CDS encoding DUF4097 family beta strand repeat-containing protein yields MALHRTTGHPRHRAVAPVALGAATALILLTGCDNLAFRRLDYDNTEAVKITTIRVLPGSGDLVVHGTGSASEVRIKRVVRYQGGEPNSRYEIKDGELLLDADCGDRCSISYEVTVPEGVAVQGETGSGDVELTRVGTVDLRLGSGDVRVAGATGAVGVETGSGDIVVSEASAAVRLRASSGDIAARRLSGAVDAEAQSGNVTVELDAPASARAHASSGDVTLVVPAGSYRVRSSTGSGDARVTVADNPAASLVLDGSAGSGNVTISER; encoded by the coding sequence ATGGCACTGCACCGGACCACCGGCCACCCCCGTCACCGCGCCGTCGCTCCCGTCGCACTGGGGGCGGCCACCGCCCTCATCCTGCTCACCGGGTGCGACAACCTGGCGTTCCGCCGCCTCGACTACGACAACACCGAGGCGGTGAAGATCACCACGATCCGGGTGCTGCCCGGTTCCGGCGACCTGGTGGTGCACGGCACCGGCTCGGCGTCCGAGGTGCGGATCAAGCGGGTGGTGCGCTACCAGGGCGGCGAGCCCAACAGCCGGTACGAGATCAAGGACGGCGAACTGCTACTGGACGCCGACTGCGGCGACCGGTGCAGCATCTCCTACGAGGTGACCGTGCCGGAGGGGGTCGCCGTGCAGGGCGAGACCGGCTCCGGCGATGTCGAGCTGACCCGGGTCGGCACGGTCGACCTGCGACTCGGCTCGGGCGACGTGCGGGTCGCCGGCGCCACTGGCGCGGTCGGCGTGGAGACCGGCTCCGGCGACATCGTCGTGAGCGAGGCCAGCGCGGCGGTACGGCTACGCGCCTCGTCCGGGGACATCGCCGCGCGCCGGCTGAGCGGCGCGGTCGACGCCGAGGCTCAGTCCGGCAACGTCACGGTCGAGCTGGACGCGCCGGCCTCGGCCCGGGCGCACGCCTCCAGCGGGGACGTCACGCTGGTGGTGCCGGCGGGCAGCTACCGGGTCCGCTCCAGCACCGGCTCCGGCGACGCGCGGGTCACCGTTGCCGACAACCCGGCCGCGTCGCTGGTGCTCGACGGCTCGGCGGGCAGCGGCAACGTGACGATCAGCGAGCGCTGA
- a CDS encoding acyltransferase family protein, with protein MRNRYLDLLRFLAIVRVVVYHVTGWATLTLVFPAMSVMFALAGSLMAASLNRSGPVAVGRRLRRLLPSLWVMAAVFVPAMLFTGLPVTPRLLLWLFPIADPPANNWGALALSVIWYLRDYLWFVLASPIALWLFRRAPLPTLLAPYLLLVAIEVGIYPAPPAVLREFGLYFGAWLLGFAHQAGMLRRLAGRVLYPAALVLAAAGGAWIVAHPGPRGYDLNDNHLGNALWSTAFILIVLGRAPAGIDWLRRSRLADRAVTVVNRRALTIYLWHMPFVVALTPLVDVVGWSHQDPLGLAIRVLLVFALVGVVTLAVGWVEDVAARRRPELLPGGPPRQSGPPIRSDNRPANQTGVGATVGRPVVPAQRVAGEAATVEVSAR; from the coding sequence ATGCGCAACAGGTACCTAGATCTGCTCCGTTTCCTGGCCATCGTCCGAGTGGTCGTCTACCACGTCACCGGGTGGGCGACCCTCACGCTCGTCTTTCCTGCCATGTCGGTGATGTTCGCGCTGGCCGGCTCGTTGATGGCCGCCTCGCTGAACCGCTCGGGGCCGGTGGCGGTCGGCCGCCGGCTGCGCCGGTTGCTGCCGTCGCTGTGGGTGATGGCCGCGGTCTTCGTGCCGGCCATGCTGTTCACCGGGCTGCCGGTGACGCCGCGGCTGCTGCTGTGGTTGTTCCCGATCGCTGACCCGCCGGCCAACAACTGGGGTGCCCTGGCGCTGAGCGTCATCTGGTATCTGCGCGACTACCTGTGGTTCGTGCTCGCCTCACCGATCGCGCTCTGGCTGTTCCGGCGTGCCCCGCTGCCCACCCTGCTCGCCCCGTACCTCCTGCTGGTGGCGATCGAGGTGGGGATCTACCCGGCGCCCCCGGCGGTGCTGCGCGAGTTCGGGCTCTATTTCGGCGCGTGGCTGCTCGGCTTCGCCCACCAGGCCGGGATGCTGCGCCGGCTCGCCGGCCGGGTGCTGTACCCGGCGGCGCTGGTGCTCGCCGCGGCCGGCGGGGCCTGGATCGTCGCGCATCCAGGCCCGCGCGGGTACGACCTCAACGACAACCATCTCGGCAACGCCCTCTGGTCCACCGCGTTCATCCTGATCGTTCTTGGTCGGGCACCGGCCGGGATCGACTGGCTGAGGCGTAGCCGGTTGGCCGACCGGGCGGTAACCGTGGTCAATCGGCGGGCGCTCACCATCTACCTCTGGCACATGCCCTTCGTGGTGGCGCTCACCCCGCTGGTGGACGTGGTCGGCTGGTCCCACCAGGATCCGCTGGGGCTGGCCATCCGGGTGCTGCTGGTCTTCGCACTGGTCGGGGTGGTGACCCTGGCCGTCGGCTGGGTCGAGGACGTCGCCGCCCGCCGGCGCCCGGAACTGCTCCCCGGTGGCCCGCCCCGCCAGTCCGGCCCGCCGATCCGCTCCGACAATCGACCGGCGAACCAGACCGGCGTGGGGGCGACCGTCGGACGGCCCGTCGTACCGGCGCAGCGGGTGGCCGGGGAGGCGGCCACCGTCGAGGTCAGCGCTCGCTGA